One Nostoc sp. UHCC 0302 DNA window includes the following coding sequences:
- a CDS encoding NYN domain-containing protein yields the protein MLNNLENDSIFTPEQVLENRGRVAIFIDGSNLFYAALQLGIEIDYTKLLCRLTGGSRLLRAFFYTGVDRTNEKQQGFLLWMRRNGYRVIAKDLVQLPDGSKKANLDVEIAVDMMALVDSYDTAVLVSGDGDLAYAVNSVSYRGVRVEVVSLRSMTSDSLINVSDRYIDLEAIKEDIQKTPRQSYPYRPLSSMGFLDDPRDSDGRLEIQE from the coding sequence ATGTTGAATAATTTGGAAAACGACTCAATATTCACGCCAGAACAAGTTTTAGAAAACCGGGGTCGTGTCGCCATATTTATTGATGGCTCAAATCTATTTTATGCGGCGCTGCAACTAGGGATTGAAATTGACTACACGAAACTCTTGTGTCGCTTAACTGGGGGATCGAGACTGCTGCGAGCTTTCTTCTACACAGGGGTAGACCGGACAAACGAGAAGCAACAAGGGTTTTTACTGTGGATGCGTCGCAATGGCTATCGAGTCATTGCTAAAGATTTAGTCCAGCTACCTGATGGTTCAAAAAAAGCCAACCTGGATGTAGAAATAGCAGTTGACATGATGGCGTTGGTTGATTCTTATGATACCGCAGTTTTAGTTAGCGGTGATGGGGATTTAGCATATGCAGTCAATTCAGTGAGTTATCGTGGGGTTCGGGTGGAGGTGGTAAGTTTGCGTTCCATGACTAGTGATAGCTTAATTAATGTCAGCGATCGCTATATTGATTTAGAAGCCATTAAAGAAGATATCCAAAAAACCCCTCGTCAAAGCTATCCATATCGGCCCTTATCCAGTATGGGTTTTTTAGATGACCCTAGAGACAGTGATGGACGCTTAGAAATTCAAGAATAA
- the metG gene encoding methionine--tRNA ligase — MDLVDKTEKTFALTTPLYYVNDVPHIGSAYTTMAADVVARFKRLLGHQVLLITGTDEHGQKIQRSAENLGKKPQEFCDEVVPSFVSLWQLLNIQYDRFSRTTATRHEAIVKEFFGRVWEVGDIYQGQQKGWYCVSCEEFKEERELLEGQRCPIHTNKEVEWRDEQNYFFRLSKYQTKLEALYESQPDFIQPESRRNEVISFVSQGLQDFSISRVNLDWGFPVPVDPKHTLYVWFDALLGYVTALLEPDDEPTLENALTKWWPINLHLIGKDILRFHAVYWPAMLLSAGLPLPERVFGHGFLTKDGQKMGKSQGNTLDPVALVERYGSDAVRYYFLKEIEFGKDGDFNEIRFINVLNADLADKLGNLLNRTLSMVKKYCAGNVPPINKEAIPDKNPLKAIGLPLGEQVKQAYEALAFSQACEAVFLLVQASNKFIDEQAPWSLYKQGQQQAVEEVLYAVLESVRLAAYLLSPIIPNISSDIYQQLGFGINFNDQLESSITAPFATHATWGILSRKQQLGTPQPIFKRIEPLTND, encoded by the coding sequence ATGGATCTAGTGGATAAAACAGAAAAGACATTTGCGCTGACAACACCGTTATATTATGTAAACGATGTCCCTCATATAGGCAGTGCTTATACAACAATGGCAGCCGATGTAGTAGCACGGTTTAAAAGACTACTAGGACATCAAGTATTACTTATTACTGGTACAGATGAACATGGCCAAAAAATTCAGCGTTCGGCAGAGAATTTAGGAAAAAAACCACAAGAATTTTGTGATGAAGTTGTGCCTAGCTTCGTTAGTTTGTGGCAATTGCTGAACATTCAATACGATCGCTTTAGTCGGACTACAGCAACTCGTCATGAAGCGATCGTTAAAGAATTTTTTGGGCGAGTGTGGGAAGTTGGTGACATCTATCAAGGACAACAGAAAGGCTGGTACTGCGTATCCTGTGAAGAATTTAAAGAAGAACGGGAACTTCTAGAAGGACAGCGTTGCCCAATTCATACTAATAAGGAAGTCGAGTGGCGAGACGAGCAAAACTACTTCTTTCGCTTATCAAAATATCAAACAAAACTGGAAGCTCTTTATGAGTCTCAACCGGATTTTATTCAGCCAGAGAGTCGACGAAATGAAGTCATTAGCTTTGTAAGTCAGGGATTACAAGACTTTTCTATTTCGCGAGTAAATCTAGACTGGGGTTTTCCAGTACCAGTTGATCCGAAGCACACCCTTTATGTTTGGTTTGATGCATTACTAGGTTATGTAACTGCATTATTAGAACCAGATGACGAACCAACATTAGAAAATGCTTTAACTAAATGGTGGCCAATCAACTTGCATCTAATTGGTAAAGATATCCTCCGCTTCCATGCAGTTTACTGGCCAGCAATGTTGTTATCAGCGGGCTTACCCTTGCCAGAAAGAGTATTTGGACATGGCTTTTTGACCAAAGATGGTCAGAAAATGGGGAAAAGCCAGGGTAATACTCTCGACCCTGTGGCGCTAGTTGAGCGCTATGGTAGCGACGCCGTTCGTTATTACTTCCTTAAGGAAATCGAATTTGGCAAAGATGGAGATTTTAATGAAATTAGATTCATTAATGTTCTGAATGCAGATTTAGCAGATAAATTAGGCAATTTGCTCAATCGCACCTTGAGCATGGTGAAGAAATACTGTGCTGGCAATGTACCACCAATTAACAAGGAAGCAATTCCTGATAAGAATCCTTTGAAAGCAATTGGTTTACCTCTGGGGGAACAGGTAAAACAAGCTTATGAGGCGCTAGCTTTCAGTCAAGCCTGCGAGGCTGTCTTTTTACTGGTTCAAGCCAGCAATAAGTTTATTGATGAACAAGCTCCTTGGTCATTATATAAGCAGGGACAGCAACAAGCTGTAGAAGAGGTGCTGTATGCAGTTCTAGAATCAGTTAGATTAGCAGCTTACTTGCTATCCCCAATTATTCCTAACATCAGTAGCGATATTTATCAGCAACTGGGTTTTGGAATAAATTTTAACGATCAATTAGAAAGTTCCATTACCGCTCCTTTTGCCACCCACGCAACATGGGGGATACTATCCAGGAAACAACAGTTGGGTACACCCCAACCAATTTTTAAACGCATAGAACCCCTAACAAACGATTAA